One stretch of Camelus bactrianus isolate YW-2024 breed Bactrian camel chromosome 21, ASM4877302v1, whole genome shotgun sequence DNA includes these proteins:
- the SERPINC1 gene encoding antithrombin-III yields the protein MFSNGIGNVAAGKRRVYLLSLLFIGLWGYVTCHWSPVEDICTAKPRDIPVNPMCIYRSPEKKATEGEGSQQKIPEATNRRVWELSKANSHFATTFYQHLADSKNDNDNIFLSPLSISTAFAMTKLGACDNTLKQLMEVFKFDTISEKTSDQVHFFFAKLNCRLYRKANKSSELVSANRLFGDKSLTFNETYQDISEVVYGAKLQPLDFKQNAEQSRMTINQWVSNKTEGRITDVIPPEAIDELTVLVLVNTIYFKGLWKSKFSPENTRKELFYKADGESCSVSMMYQESKFRYRRVAGGTQVLELPFKGDDITMVLILPMPEKSLAKVEQELTPEVLQEWLDELAEIVLVVHMPRFRIEDSFSVKERLQDMGLEDLFSPEKSRLPGIVAEGRSDLYVSDAFHKAFLEVNEEGSEAAASTVVGIAGRSLNPNRVTFKANRPFLVLIREVALNTIIFMGRVANPCVN from the exons ATGTTTTCCAATGGGATAGGAAACGTAGCTGCTGGAAAAAG GAGAGTATATCTTCTCTCCTTGCTGTTCATTGGCCTCTGGGGCTATGTGACCTGTCATTGGAGCCCTGTGGAGGACATCTGCACAGCCAAGCCTCGGGACATTCCTGTGAATCCCATGTGCATTTACCGTTCTCCAGAGAAGAAGGCAACTGAGGGGGAGGGCTCACAGCAGAAGATCCCTGAGGCCACCAATCGGCGGGTCTGGGAACTGTCCAAGGCCAATTCCCACTTTGCTACCACCTTCTATCAGCACTTGGCAGACTCCAAGAATGACAATGACAACATTTTCCTCTCACCCCTGAGTATCTCCACAGCTTTTGCTATGACCAAGCTGGGTGCCTGTGACAACACCCTCAAGCAGCTGATGGAG GTTTTTAAGTTTGATACCATCTCCGAGAAAACATCTGATCAGGTCCACTTTTTCTTTGCCAAACTGAACTGCCGACTCTATCGAAAAGCCAACAAATCCTCCGAGTTGGTGTCAGCCAACCGCCTTTTTGGAGACAAGTCCCTTACCTTCAATGAGACCTACCAAGACATCAGTGAGGTGGTATATGGAGCCAAGCTCCAGCCCCTGGACTTCAAG CAAAATGCAGAGCAATCCAGGATGACCATCAACCAGTGGGTATCCAATAAGACCGAAGGGCGTATCACTGACGTCATTCCCCCAGAAGCCATCGATGAGCTCACTGTCCTGGTGCTGGTCAACACTATTTATTTCAAG GGCCTGTGGAAGTCGAAGTTCAGCCCTGAGAACACGAGGAAGGAACTTTTCTACAAGGCTGATGGGGAGTCATGTTCAGTATCCATGATGTACCAGGAAAGCAAGTTCCGCTATCGGCGTGTGGCAGGAGGTACCCAGGTGCTCGAGTTGCCCTTCAAGGGTGACGACATCACCATGGTGCTCATCCTCCCCATGCCTGAGAAGAGCCTGGCCAAGGTGGAGCAGGAACTTACCCCAGAGGTGCTGCAGGAGTGGCTGGACGAGCTGGCAGAGATAGTGCTGGTGGTCCACATGCCCCGCTTCCGTATCGAGGACAGCTTCAGCGTGAAGGAGCGGCTGCAAGACATGGGCCTTGAGGACCTGTTCAGCCCTGAGAAGTCCAGGCTCCCGG GTATTGTTGCGGAAGGCCGGAGTGACCTCTATGTCTCAGACGCATTCCATAAGGCATTTCTTGAG GTAAATGAGGAAGGCAGTGAAGCAGCAGCAAGCACCGTCGTTGGGATCGCTGGACGTTCGCTGAACCCCAACAGAGTGACCTTCAAGGCCAACAGGCCCTTCCTGGTTCTTATAAGGGAAGTTGCTCTGAACACGATTATCTTCATGGGCAGAGTAGCCAACCCTTGTGTTAACTGA